Proteins encoded by one window of Nicotiana tabacum cultivar K326 chromosome 10, ASM71507v2, whole genome shotgun sequence:
- the LOC142165233 gene encoding uncharacterized protein LOC142165233: protein MEPTTHNSSPRQIRVEMRTKQMHDVDAGGSATPGGKQLKRKGKENGHYFAPHNVDYGVLRFHTLYDPSIPSQIELLSPNALKLFKNTCFGYLVSLPSIYMQNQAIHLLMKYELSKYNESFFSVHLKGKKLNFSLREFGLITGLNCVNQFTDYGYTSSYVSKIMNSYFPNKKRVEKWYLKNIVTNRSWVNDEDAVKLCILYLLEFFVCPYDKDHVSFLDHFRFYLIESGQFESYSWGIKSFNQVMESVRHRLNLCVHSYLIRGCSLALQVWLYECCSTVSTELATRCSDSIPRILRWSATKGQIWLTAFEEKMIKPEWIKFTSMTESREEIGVLTLPNKIEYEDEQGAQSSEVPNADSPTLEPKHTDCQEDKESVAKKLRKLEKGIEQVDEKLEDFRKAVFEELHDLRVFIDDSVKSVLNLINRRYDVDEAKFAGSSTKNNDQQQGVNNQQFQFNISDQVHARTSNTAAVCPEHVLAHVDLYSEFQEAAEVEQADFKDINAQSPIHEVTVVAQTEQVIEKQLNEGEDAQHVDEVVSEGSGIDKKGVTLDDFELPNNLTQLVKYGEPIPDEATPIHPGRTRQPGKHARSPSIPLYSSGDSSSIGPKFFYLKHPFTTLIGENVDSDVLDKFNKWRKAPFSIKDNQIKPWLDLGVEKVDKKHWFYSLAHLGQVLNDSHIDVIMYYLRKRGKYGPNNNNTRFTTTDCLFKSKIEQIYEKFISSPPEKNYSVVKPDDDVAEYIIGYRLLANVAWDEVDYVIMPVNIVENFHWLLVVFGIADRQLYVYDSMVSSHHHNAIESCVDKLSIIIPLYLSCTDFYGKRKDIDFKTTKTYIEKPVIDPLNIQ from the exons ATGGAACCCACTACTCACAATTCATCTCCTAGACAAATTCGTGTCGAGATGAGAACAAAGCAAATGCACGATGTAGACGCTGGAGGAAGTGCTACACCAGGCGGCAAACAACTCAAAAGAAAGGGGAAAGAG AATGGACATTATTTTGCCCCACATAATGTGGATTATGGGGTGCTTAGATTCCACACTTTGTATGATCCTAGCATTCCTAGCCAGATAGAGTTATTGTCTCCAAATGCTTTAAAGCTTTTTAAAAATACATGTTTTGGTTACTTAGTGTCTCTCCCCTCCATTTACATGCAAAACCAAGCTATTCATCTTCTGATGAAGTATGAACTGTCTAAGTATAATGAATCATTTTTTTCAGTCCACTTAAAGgggaaaaaattgaatttttcatTGAGAGAGTTTGGTTTAATTACCGGTTTAAATTGTGTGAATCAGTTTACAGATTATGGATATACTTCTAGTTATGTTAGCAAAATAATGAATAGCTATTTTCCTAATAAAAAAAGAGTAGAGAAGTGGTATTTGAAAAACATAGTAACAAATAGATCTTGGGTAAACGATGAGGATGCAGTCAAGTTGTGCATTCTTTATCTTTTGGAATTTTTTGTTTGCCCTTATGACAAAGACCATGTGTCTTTTTTAGACCACTTTAGGTTCTATTTGATAGAGTCTGGTCAGTTTGAGTCATACTCATGGGGCATTAAATCGTTCAATCAGGTTATGGAATCCGTTAGGCATCGTCTAAATCTCTGTGTACATTCTTATCTCATACGGGGATGCTCATTAGCTTTGCAAGTGTGGCTTTATGAGTGTTGTTCGACCGTCAGCACGGAGCTTGCTACGAGGTGTTCTGACTCAATACCTCGCATATTAAGATGGTCAGCTACTAAGGGGCAGATTTGGTTAACTGCCTTTGAAGAGAAGATGATCAAGCCTGAGTGGATTAag TTCACAAGCATGACTGAATCTAGAGAAGAGATTGGAGTGCTTACTCTGCCAAACAAGATTGAGTATGAAGATGAACAAGGTGCACAATCATCAGAGGTTCCAAATGCTGATTCTCCAACATTGGAACCCAAACATACAGATTGTCAAGAGGACAAGGAATCTGTGGCTAAGAAGCTCAGGAAGCTAGAAAAGGGAATTGAGCAG GTTGATGAAAAGTTAGAGGATTTTAGGAAGGCTGTATTTGAGGAACTCCATGACCTTCGAGTGTTTATAGATGATTCTGTGAAGAGTGTTTTGAATTTGATAAACAGGAGATATGATGTGGATGAGGCAAAG TTTGCTGGTAGTTCAACCAAAAACAATGACCAACAACAAGGAGTGAACAACCAGCAATTTCAGTTCAATATTAGCGATCAAGTGCATGCAAGGACAAGCAACACAG CTGCAGTCTGTCCAGAACATGTTCTAGCACATGTTGACTTATATTCAGAATTTCAAGAAGCAGCTGAGGTAGAACAAGCAG ATTTTAAAGATATCAATGCACAGTCCCCAATTCACGAAGTGACTGTAGTAGCTCAGACAGAACAAGTCATTGAGAAACAGCTAAATGAAGGTGAAGATGCACAACATGTGGATGAAGTTGTTTCTGAAGGATCAGGCATTGATAAGAAGGGTGTGACATTGGATGACTTTGAGTTACCAAACAACTTAACACAATTGGTTAAGTATGGCGAGCCCATACCAGATGAAGCAACCCCTATTCATCCGGGGAGAACCAGGCAACCGGGAAAACATGCACGATCACCTTCCATACCTCTATATAGTTCTGGAGACAGCAGCTCTATTGGACCTAAATTTTTCTACCTCAAGCACCCCTTCACAACTCTTATAGGTGAAAATGTAGATTCTGATGTGTTAGATAAGTTCAACAAGTG GAGGAAGGCTCCATTTTCCATAAAGGATAACCAAATCAAGCCTTGGTTAGACCTTGGAGTTGAAAAGGTGGATAAGAAGCACTGGTTTTATTCCCTTGCTCACCTTGGACAAGTCCTCAATGACTCG cacattgatgttattatgtattACCTGAGAAAAAGAGGCAAATATggccccaacaacaacaacactagGTTTACAACAACCGATTGCTTGTTCAAGTCAAAGATTGAACAAATCTAtgagaagttcataagttctccgCCAGAAAAAAATTACTCGGTTGTTAAACCCGATGATGATGTTGCAGAATATATTATTGGGTATAGACTTCTTGCTAATGTTGCCTGGGATGAAGTTGACTATGTCATCATGCCCGTGAACATTGTAGAGAATTTCCATTGGTTATTGGTCGTTTTCGGCATAGCGGACAGACAACTTTATGTGTATGATTCCATGGTGTCTTCACACCATCATAATGCTATTGAATCATGTGTTGATAAGCTTTCAATCATTATCCCTCTATATTTGTCTTGCACTGATTTCTACGGGAAGCGTAAAGATATTGACTTCAAGACCACAAAGACATACATTGAGAAACCAGTTATAGACCCTCTCAACATACAGTGA
- the LOC107782114 gene encoding putative amino acid permease 7 isoform X2, with amino-acid sequence MAQLGWIAGPLTMLSFACVTLTSAFLLCNCYLSPDSDTGPDNRNASYLDAVLNILGERNAWFCGIIARINFIKVAIVYTITSAISIRAIQKSNCYHDQGHEATCRYGSTRYMVIFGLIQVIVSQIPDFQNMKWLSIVAAVMSFTYSIIGSALGLAKVIENGEIKGSITGLPSSTAAEKLWLVAQALGDIAFAFPFSLIFLEIQDTLKAPPPEKITMKKVSIMAVCITTFFNLCCGGFGYAAFGNSTPGNLLTGFGFYEPYWLVDFANACVVLHLVGGYQIFSQPLFADIERWFARKFPESKFIHKNHTLKPLPMLPFELNLMRLVFRTAYVALITGIAVLFPYFNQVVGVSGAITFWPVVVYFPVEMYLTQKKTESWKTKAIVLRVYTTVCLIVILYAFVGSIRGVIVARFS; translated from the exons TTACTTCTGCATTTCTTCTCTGCAACTGCTATCTATCTCCTGATTCAGATACTGGCCCTGATAATAGAAATGCATCTTACCTTGATGCTGTTCtcaatattttag GAGAAAGAAATGCGTGGTTTTGTGGAATCATTGCTCGTATAAACTTCATAAAGGTTGCAATAGTTTATACAATTACATCCGCTATCAGCATTCG AGCAATCCAGAAATCAAACTGCTATCATGATCAAGGGCATGAGGCTACCTGTCGATATGGAAGTACAAGATATATGGTTATATTTGGACTAATCCAAGTTATAGTGTCTCAAATTCCTGATTTTCAGAATATGAAGTGGCTCTCCATAGTTGCTGCAGTCATGTCATTCACATATTCAATTATCGGATCAGCACTTGGCTTAGCCAAAGTAATAG AAAATGGAGAAATCAAAGGTAGCATTACAGGACTGCCAAGTTCTACTGCTGCTGAGAAACTATGGTTGGTAGCTCAAGCACTTGGTGACATTGCCTTTGcctttccattctctcttataTTTCTGGAGATACAG GACACGTTAAAGGCGCCTCCTCCAGAAAAGATCACTATGAAGAAGGTATCAATAATGGCAGTCTGTATTACGACGTTTTTCAACCTTTGCTGTGGGGGATTTGGTTATGCAGCCTTTGGTAATTCCACACCGGGAAACCTCTTGACAGGATTCGGTTTCTATGAACCATATTGGCTAGTAGATTTTGCTAATGCATGTGTTGTTCTTCATCTTGTTGGAGGATATCAG ATTTTCAGCCAGCCGCTATTTGCAGATATTGAGAGATGGTTTGCCAGGAAATTCCCAGAGAGCAAGTTTATTCACAAGAATCACACCCTGAAACCATTACCAATGCTGCCATTTGAATTGAACTTGATGAGATTAGTCTTCCGAACAGCATATGTTGCATTAATCACAGGGATTGCAGTATTATTCCCTTACTTTAATCAGGTTGTGGGGGTGTCTGGAGCAATAACTTTTTGGCCTGTTGTCGTTTATTTCCCTGTAGAGATGTACTTAACCCAGAAAAAAACTGAAAGTTGGAAAACCAAAGCTATAGTGCTCCGTGTGTATACAACGGTTTGCCTGATTGTGATATTGTATGCTTTTGTAGGGTCTATCAGAGGAGTGATAGTTGCTAGGTTCAGTTAA